A window of Ruminococcus champanellensis 18P13 = JCM 17042 contains these coding sequences:
- a CDS encoding aminotransferase class I/II-fold pyridoxal phosphate-dependent enzyme gives MEYEKLLSSTIQQIKPSGIRKFFDLAENMEGVISLGVGEPDFQTPWVVRSTAIQTLEKRRIIYSANAGLLDLRREICNYLNRKQGITYDPKTELIVTVGGSEAIDISIRALINPGDEVLIVEPSFVCYAPIVRLAGGVPVPMATRLEDSFKLTPEILRSHITPRTKLLVLPFPNNPTGAIMTREELEKIAEVLRGTNILVLSDEIYSELTYGRTHCSIAQIEGMQERTILVNGFSKAFAMTGWRLGYVAAPAPIIKQTVKIHQYTIMCSPTISQYAAIQALQSCDEDVRRMVDEYNIRRRYLVERFNEIGLPCFNPEGAFYVFPCIRSTGMSSEAFCEALLNQQKVAVVPGNAFGDSGEGFVRVSYAYSLKHLMMALDRIEAFLASGKAGQI, from the coding sequence ATAGAATACGAAAAGCTGCTTTCCAGCACCATTCAGCAGATCAAGCCCTCCGGTATCCGGAAATTCTTCGATCTGGCGGAAAACATGGAAGGGGTCATCAGTCTGGGGGTGGGCGAGCCGGATTTCCAGACCCCTTGGGTAGTTCGCAGTACTGCCATCCAGACCCTGGAGAAGCGCCGGATCATTTACAGTGCCAATGCGGGACTGCTGGATCTGCGCCGGGAGATCTGTAATTATCTGAACCGGAAACAGGGGATTACATACGATCCGAAAACGGAGCTGATCGTTACTGTGGGCGGCTCCGAGGCCATTGATATTTCCATCCGTGCCCTCATCAATCCAGGGGACGAGGTTCTGATCGTGGAGCCATCCTTCGTGTGCTATGCTCCCATCGTCCGGCTGGCAGGGGGCGTACCCGTGCCCATGGCCACCCGTCTGGAGGATTCCTTCAAGCTGACCCCGGAGATCCTCCGCAGTCATATTACCCCCCGCACCAAGCTGCTGGTACTACCCTTCCCCAACAATCCCACCGGTGCCATCATGACCCGGGAGGAACTGGAGAAAATCGCAGAGGTGCTCCGGGGCACCAACATTCTGGTGCTGTCCGATGAGATCTACTCGGAGCTGACCTACGGCAGAACCCACTGCTCCATCGCCCAGATCGAGGGCATGCAGGAGCGCACCATTCTGGTGAACGGCTTCTCCAAGGCGTTTGCCATGACCGGCTGGCGGCTGGGGTATGTGGCTGCCCCCGCACCCATCATCAAGCAGACAGTGAAAATTCACCAGTATACCATTATGTGCTCCCCCACCATCAGTCAGTACGCTGCCATCCAGGCACTGCAAAGCTGTGACGAGGACGTGCGCCGGATGGTGGACGAGTATAACATCCGGCGGCGATACCTGGTGGAGCGGTTCAACGAGATCGGACTCCCCTGCTTCAATCCAGAGGGGGCGTTCTATGTATTCCCCTGCATCCGCAGCACCGGCATGAGCAGTGAGGCATTCTGTGAGGCACTGCTCAACCAGCAGAAGGTGGCTGTGGTGCCCGGCAACGCATTCGGCGACAGTGGCGAGGGCTTTGTCCGGGTGTCCTACGCATACTCCCTCAAGCATCTGATGATGGCACTGGATCGGATCGAGGCATTCCTTGCTTCCGGAAAGGCAGGTCAAATATGA
- a CDS encoding Lrp/AsnC family transcriptional regulator, protein MNELLHLLKQNARLSNEELGAMLGITPAEVAAQIKKLEEDGIIKGYSVVLNDELANKDTVTAFIELKVTPKRDCGFEDLAKTVMMYDEVESVSLMSGAYDLAVTVTGSSLKVIALFVAQRLSTIDGVLSTATHFVLKRYKEKGIFIEQEPIDERGMVSP, encoded by the coding sequence ATGAACGAACTACTGCATTTGCTCAAGCAGAACGCCCGTCTGTCCAACGAGGAGCTGGGTGCCATGCTGGGAATCACCCCGGCAGAGGTGGCGGCACAGATCAAGAAGCTGGAGGAGGACGGCATCATCAAGGGCTACAGCGTAGTGCTTAACGATGAGCTTGCCAACAAGGACACGGTGACTGCCTTCATTGAACTGAAGGTGACTCCCAAGCGGGACTGCGGCTTTGAGGATCTTGCCAAGACGGTGATGATGTATGACGAGGTGGAAAGCGTATCCCTCATGTCCGGTGCCTATGACCTGGCTGTTACCGTAACCGGCTCCAGCCTGAAGGTGATTGCCCTGTTCGTGGCGCAGCGCCTGTCCACCATTGACGGGGTGCTGTCCACTGCCACCCACTTCGTCCTCAAACGCTATAAGGAAAAGGGCATCTTCATCGAACAGGAGCCTATTGACGAGAGGGGTATGGTTTCACCGTGA
- a CDS encoding histidinol-phosphatase HisJ family protein — protein sequence MLIDCHNHTHNSPDGENESVLERCARAAELGIGVLAVTDHCEVNRFFSLAHYGVEPNGYDTYDFSRDFELSMQENTAAKAHTPAGVKLLCGIELGQATHELALAEHVYADVRLDFVIGSMHQLPGWDDFAFLDYSKVDAAALFHENLQEIARLASTDTYDVLGHITYALRYMAAAGIHLELAPYREELAEIFRIVIAKGKGIEINTSGLRQAYGDTFPNLECLKLYRDLGGEILTIGSDAHSNLDLGKGIAQGLDIARAAGFTNIAYFEKHEPQFLKLAD from the coding sequence ATGCTGATAGATTGCCACAATCACACCCACAATTCTCCGGACGGGGAAAACGAAAGCGTCCTGGAGCGATGCGCCCGGGCGGCAGAGCTGGGCATCGGCGTGCTGGCGGTGACGGATCACTGCGAGGTCAACCGATTCTTCAGCCTTGCCCACTACGGCGTGGAGCCAAACGGCTATGATACCTACGATTTCAGCAGGGACTTTGAGCTGTCCATGCAGGAGAACACCGCCGCCAAGGCTCATACCCCCGCCGGGGTGAAGCTGCTGTGCGGCATTGAGTTGGGACAAGCCACCCATGAGCTTGCACTGGCGGAGCATGTATACGCAGACGTGCGGCTGGATTTCGTCATCGGCTCCATGCACCAGCTACCCGGCTGGGATGATTTCGCCTTTCTGGATTACAGCAAGGTGGATGCTGCCGCACTGTTTCATGAAAATTTGCAGGAAATTGCCCGGCTTGCCAGCACCGATACCTACGATGTGCTGGGGCATATCACCTACGCCCTCCGGTATATGGCGGCAGCAGGGATACACCTGGAGCTTGCCCCCTACAGGGAGGAACTGGCGGAGATCTTCCGGATCGTCATTGCCAAGGGCAAGGGCATCGAGATCAACACCTCCGGTCTGCGGCAGGCATACGGGGATACCTTCCCCAATCTGGAATGTCTGAAGCTGTACCGGGATCTGGGGGGAGAAATCCTCACCATCGGTTCCGACGCCCATTCCAATCTGGATCTGGGAAAGGGCATTGCCCAGGGACTGGACATTGCCCGGGCAGCCGGATTTACAAATATCGCCTACTTTGAAAAACACGAACCGCAGTTTTTAAAGCTTGCGGATTGA
- a CDS encoding ACT domain-containing protein, translating into MRAVVTVIGKDNVGILHQVSGICAEYRANVIEVTQSVLQDLFAMIMLVDISAMTTDFAVLSDRMNQLGEELGLSIHTMHEDIFNSMHRI; encoded by the coding sequence ATGAGAGCGGTTGTAACTGTAATCGGCAAAGACAATGTAGGCATTCTGCATCAGGTCAGCGGCATTTGCGCTGAGTACCGGGCAAATGTGATCGAGGTGACCCAGAGCGTGCTGCAGGATCTGTTCGCTATGATCATGCTGGTGGACATTTCCGCTATGACCACGGATTTTGCCGTGCTGTCTGACCGGATGAACCAGCTGGGAGAAGAACTGGGTCTGTCCATTCACACCATGCACGAGGACATTTTTAATTCCATGCACCGGATCTGA
- a CDS encoding PFL family protein gives MLNVYDILETIRMIQDECLDIRTITMGISLLDCIDPDIDRACEKVYEKITTRAKNLVSVGQQIETEYGIPIINKRISVTPIAMLCGACKGGDPVKFAKALQRAADACGVNFIGGYSALVQKGFSAGDLELIHSIPEALDVTTNLCSSVNIGSSKAGINMDAVALMGGIIRQSAELTADRQCVGPSKLVVLCNAPEDNPFMAGAFHGVGEPDCVINVGVSGPGVVRAALAKHPDASINEIADIIKKTAFKITRMGQLVGARASEMLDVPFGIVDLSLAPTPAVGDSVAHILEEIGLECCGTHGTTAALALLNDAVKKGGVMASSNVGGLSGAFIPVSEDAGMIAAAENGTLRLEKLEAMTAVCSVGLDMVVVPGDTPAETISAIIADEAAIGMVNNKTTAVRLIPAIGKKEGDILEFGGLFGSGPIMQINRKSPAKFIARGGRIPAPMHSIKN, from the coding sequence ATGCTGAATGTATACGATATTCTCGAAACCATCCGCATGATCCAGGACGAGTGCCTGGACATCCGTACCATCACCATGGGCATTTCCCTGCTGGACTGTATCGATCCGGACATTGACCGTGCCTGTGAAAAGGTGTATGAAAAGATCACCACCCGGGCAAAGAATCTGGTGTCCGTGGGGCAACAGATCGAGACCGAGTACGGCATTCCCATCATCAACAAGCGGATCTCCGTGACCCCCATTGCCATGCTCTGCGGCGCATGCAAGGGGGGCGACCCGGTGAAGTTCGCAAAGGCATTGCAGCGTGCGGCGGACGCTTGTGGGGTCAACTTCATCGGCGGTTATTCCGCACTGGTGCAGAAGGGCTTTTCCGCCGGGGATCTGGAGCTGATCCATTCCATCCCGGAGGCTCTGGATGTGACCACAAATCTTTGCTCCTCCGTCAACATCGGCTCCAGCAAGGCAGGCATCAATATGGACGCAGTTGCCCTGATGGGCGGTATCATCCGCCAGTCTGCGGAGCTGACTGCGGATCGGCAGTGCGTAGGCCCCTCCAAGCTGGTGGTGCTGTGCAATGCACCGGAGGATAACCCCTTTATGGCTGGTGCGTTCCACGGGGTGGGAGAGCCGGACTGCGTCATCAACGTGGGTGTATCCGGCCCCGGCGTGGTACGGGCAGCCCTTGCAAAGCACCCGGATGCCAGCATCAACGAAATCGCTGATATCATTAAAAAGACCGCCTTTAAGATCACCCGGATGGGTCAGCTGGTGGGAGCACGGGCTTCCGAAATGCTGGATGTGCCCTTCGGCATCGTGGATCTGTCCCTGGCACCCACTCCGGCAGTGGGGGACAGCGTTGCCCATATTCTGGAGGAGATCGGTCTGGAGTGCTGCGGCACCCACGGTACCACGGCGGCTCTGGCGCTGCTCAATGACGCAGTGAAGAAGGGCGGCGTAATGGCATCCTCCAACGTAGGTGGTCTGTCCGGTGCTTTCATTCCCGTGTCCGAGGATGCAGGCATGATCGCTGCCGCAGAAAACGGCACCCTGCGGCTGGAAAAGCTGGAGGCTATGACTGCGGTATGCTCCGTGGGTCTGGACATGGTTGTGGTTCCGGGGGATACCCCGGCGGAGACTATTTCTGCCATCATCGCAGACGAGGCTGCCATCGGCATGGTGAACAACAAGACCACGGCGGTGCGGCTGATCCCTGCCATCGGCAAGAAGGAAGGGGATATCCTGGAGTTTGGCGGTCTGTTCGGCAGCGGCCCCATTATGCAGATCAATCGGAAGTCCCCGGCAAAGTTCATTGCCCGGGGCGGCAGGATCCCGGCGCCCATGCACAGCATCAAGAACTGA
- the pflA gene encoding pyruvate formate-lyase-activating protein, with the protein MTTGYLHSLESFGAVDGPGIRFVVFLSGCPLRCLYCHNPDTWEQKQTLCMTPPQVMEKIRSERSFLLRGGVTLSGGEPLMQPAFCEELLTLCRQEGFHTAIDTSGSIPLSQSRHAIDLANMLLLDIKDIDPEDCRTLTGKTNENALATLDHCEQTGKEVWIRHVLVPGYTLNPDKLRRLAEKLSGYRCVKRVELLPYHTMGLYKWEALGIPCKLADTPTPTDDEIAMANGFFTKQKTPAAE; encoded by the coding sequence ATGACCACCGGCTATCTGCATTCCCTGGAAAGCTTCGGCGCAGTGGACGGCCCCGGCATCCGCTTTGTGGTATTTCTGTCCGGCTGTCCCCTCCGGTGCCTGTACTGTCACAATCCAGATACCTGGGAGCAGAAGCAGACTCTGTGCATGACGCCGCCCCAGGTAATGGAGAAGATCCGCAGTGAGCGCAGCTTTCTGCTGCGGGGAGGCGTGACCCTTTCCGGCGGAGAGCCTTTGATGCAGCCTGCATTCTGTGAGGAGCTGCTGACGCTTTGCCGGCAGGAGGGCTTCCACACCGCCATTGACACCAGCGGCTCCATTCCCCTGTCCCAGTCCCGGCATGCCATTGATCTGGCGAACATGCTTCTGCTGGACATCAAGGACATTGACCCGGAGGATTGCCGGACGCTGACCGGAAAAACCAACGAAAACGCCCTTGCCACTCTGGATCACTGCGAACAGACCGGCAAGGAGGTATGGATCCGGCATGTGCTGGTGCCCGGCTATACCCTGAATCCGGACAAGCTCCGGCGACTGGCGGAAAAGCTGTCCGGCTACCGATGCGTAAAACGGGTGGAGCTGCTGCCCTATCATACCATGGGGCTGTACAAGTGGGAAGCTCTGGGGATCCCCTGCAAGCTGGCGGATACCCCGACGCCTACGGATGACGAGATCGCCATGGCAAACGGATTCTTTACTAAGCAGAAAACCCCTGCTGCGGAATGA